One Gordonia mangrovi genomic region harbors:
- a CDS encoding NAD(P)-dependent oxidoreductase — translation MATDHNPNPPAEHPLRICIVGASGKLGRYMIQHCLDRGYQVVGVCRPESVSKLDDVADRIEIIPGRTDDRETIARAVAGCDGVLTVLAPWGVHDYSSGTARAVLDHAEPDARLIFSCGWHISRDGLDRYSWRLRYLVPIVSTLARWARFVDIDDQVRATRLIFDSDTRWTVVRGSDLEEGESQGLPVWSRHVGDPILASNRTRRIDFALFMVAALTDDTLVREAPAINGCATESARACAADQPRVESERADMP, via the coding sequence ATGGCCACCGACCACAATCCCAATCCCCCTGCCGAACACCCGCTACGGATCTGCATCGTCGGCGCCTCCGGCAAGCTCGGGCGCTACATGATTCAGCACTGCCTGGATCGCGGCTACCAGGTGGTCGGCGTGTGCCGACCGGAGAGCGTGTCGAAACTCGACGACGTCGCCGACCGCATCGAGATCATTCCCGGGCGCACCGACGACCGCGAGACGATCGCCCGGGCCGTCGCCGGCTGTGACGGCGTGTTGACCGTGCTGGCGCCGTGGGGTGTGCACGACTACTCCTCGGGCACCGCCAGAGCCGTGCTGGATCACGCCGAACCGGACGCCCGGCTCATCTTCTCCTGCGGCTGGCACATCTCCCGCGACGGCCTCGATCGGTATTCGTGGCGTCTGCGCTACCTGGTGCCCATCGTCAGCACGCTTGCCCGATGGGCGCGGTTCGTCGACATCGACGACCAGGTCCGCGCCACCCGGCTCATCTTCGACTCCGACACCCGATGGACCGTGGTGCGCGGCAGCGACCTCGAGGAAGGCGAGAGCCAAGGCCTGCCGGTGTGGAGCCGGCACGTCGGCGATCCGATCCTCGCGAGCAACCGGACGCGTCGCATCGACTTCGCGTTGTTCATGGTCGCCGCCTTGACCGACGACACGCTGGTGCGCGAAGCGCCGGCGATCAACGGATGTGCGACAGAATCGGCGCGGGCCTGCGCAGCCGATCAGCCCCGGGTGGAGTCCGAACGTGCCGACATGCCGTGA
- a CDS encoding TetR/AcrR family transcriptional regulator: MADEGGIGAVTMRKIAQQLGVEAMSLYHHVRNKDGILDIMVDHVFAEIEIPTGVAWREALRVRTESARDALVRHPWALGLMDSRRDPGPETLRHHDAVIGVLRGAGFTIGGAAHAFSLLDSYLYGFVLQETTMPFDSTDEADTREVAESIQSGIDPTDLPHLTELTTAHVMQPGYSYADEFGIGLDVVLDGLERNRTLWE; the protein is encoded by the coding sequence ATGGCCGATGAGGGCGGGATCGGCGCGGTCACGATGCGCAAGATCGCCCAGCAACTCGGTGTCGAGGCGATGTCGCTCTATCACCACGTCCGCAACAAGGACGGGATCCTCGACATCATGGTCGACCATGTCTTCGCGGAGATCGAGATCCCGACGGGCGTGGCATGGCGGGAGGCGTTGCGGGTGCGCACCGAGTCCGCGCGCGACGCACTGGTGCGGCACCCGTGGGCACTGGGACTGATGGATTCCCGGCGCGACCCCGGCCCGGAGACGCTCCGGCATCACGATGCCGTGATCGGGGTGTTGCGCGGAGCCGGCTTCACGATCGGCGGTGCGGCCCATGCATTCTCCCTGCTGGACAGCTATCTGTACGGATTCGTGCTGCAGGAGACGACCATGCCGTTCGACTCCACCGACGAAGCCGACACACGGGAGGTCGCGGAGTCGATCCAGTCAGGTATCGACCCGACCGATCTCCCGCATCTCACCGAGTTGACCACGGCGCACGTCATGCAGCCGGGCTATTCGTACGCCGATGAGTTCGGCATCGGACTCGACGTGGTGCTCGACGGATTGGAGCGCAACCGCACCCTCTGGGAGTAA
- a CDS encoding LuxR C-terminal-related transcriptional regulator has product MAEADDLDELSATYFDGIGAVMDLPMSAIYLFGDKGPSPDWYDSRNVSDRFMATYERCGRQVDGELRSLLANSVPVYNLADQSLAEWRRSEVYQRVDCLENMVHVVKAPILDHGSIIGTVDFASDSVGMKVETDDIRMASAIAQTVGSAVTTLRTRQDLQHQLEVYQLAMETTSAAVVYFAANTIEPAISRGATELLQDLHEGQDILYRLLRDVGGAGSVVHRSYLVRMRSGVKDVLECTSRPVPGEPGAQLFELELESSRDRPGVAGLDVLSTREYDVAGLVAAGFTDREIADELVLSLHTVRQHVKNIYGKLDISSRVHLTRVYHGMSARSDSTRG; this is encoded by the coding sequence ATGGCCGAAGCCGACGATCTCGATGAGCTCAGCGCCACCTATTTCGATGGAATCGGCGCGGTGATGGACCTACCGATGAGCGCCATCTACCTGTTCGGTGACAAGGGGCCGTCACCGGACTGGTACGACTCGCGCAATGTCAGTGATCGCTTCATGGCGACCTACGAGCGCTGCGGTCGTCAAGTGGACGGAGAACTGCGGTCGTTGTTGGCGAACTCGGTTCCGGTGTACAACCTGGCAGACCAGTCATTGGCCGAATGGCGCCGTTCCGAGGTCTACCAGCGCGTCGACTGCCTCGAGAACATGGTCCACGTCGTCAAGGCGCCGATCCTGGATCACGGTTCGATCATCGGGACGGTGGACTTCGCGTCGGATTCGGTGGGAATGAAGGTCGAGACCGACGACATCAGGATGGCGTCCGCGATTGCTCAGACTGTCGGTAGCGCGGTCACCACGTTGCGTACGCGCCAGGACCTGCAGCACCAACTCGAGGTGTACCAACTCGCGATGGAAACGACCTCGGCCGCAGTGGTGTATTTCGCGGCCAACACAATCGAACCGGCGATCAGCCGTGGGGCCACCGAGTTGCTCCAGGACCTGCATGAGGGGCAGGACATCCTGTACCGCCTCCTGCGTGATGTCGGTGGCGCCGGCTCCGTGGTTCATCGCTCCTACCTGGTGCGGATGCGGAGCGGAGTCAAGGACGTCCTGGAATGCACGTCGCGTCCGGTACCCGGTGAGCCCGGCGCCCAGCTCTTCGAACTCGAGCTCGAGTCGTCGCGCGACCGTCCCGGCGTCGCCGGTCTCGATGTTCTGTCGACACGCGAGTACGACGTCGCCGGACTCGTCGCAGCCGGATTCACCGATCGGGAGATCGCCGATGAACTCGTGCTCAGTCTGCACACGGTGCGGCAGCACGTGAAGAACATCTACGGCAAGCTCGACATCAGCAGCCGGGTGCACCTGACCCGCGTCTATCACGGCATGTCGGCACGTTCGGACTCCACCCGGGGCTGA